The proteins below are encoded in one region of Aspergillus nidulans FGSC A4 chromosome III:
- a CDS encoding putative mitochondrial carrier protein (transcript_id=CADANIAT00006070) translates to MFSEEQKTSSASSDSNKQQMSNSDSPASPTVHMPPAVTSSRSSAFVTRIELFAAGVPDWGMLGTGKVIWREDGIRGLYQGLGPMLLGYLPTWAVYLAVYDRSREYYYETTGSWWLSRGYASVTAGACSTIVTNPIWVIKTRLMSQSLRSTTEGFRAPWQYSGTWDAARKMYKNEGILSFYSGLTPALLGLAHVAIQFPLYEYLKMAFTGYSIGEHPDTGSSHWVGISCATFLSKICASTVTYPHEVLRTRLQTQQRTPPSPSPEEIAFRGGLGGMDRGRGAGASSSDGMPNRPRYSGIIRTCQTILHEEGWRAFYSGIGTNLFRAVPAAMTTMLTYEYLRKLIGHMKHEGEMKLRLEEEKNSTGAI, encoded by the exons ATGTTTtcagaggagcagaagacaTCATCGGCTTCCAGCGACTCGAATAAGCAGCAAATGTCAAATTCCGACAGCCCTGCGTCCCCGACCGTTCATATGCCCCCAGCGGTTACGTCCAGTCGGAGCTCCGCCTTTGTCACTCGCATCGAGCTCTTCGCTGCCGGTGTGCCGGATTG GGGAATGTTGGGAACTGGCAAAGTAATCTGGAGGGAAGACGGTATTCGAGGTCTTTATCAAGGCCTAGGCCCAATGCTTCTAGGATATCTCCCTACGTGGGCGGTATATCTAGCTGTTTACGACCGGTCACGCGAATACTATTATGAGACTACTG GCAGTTGGTGGCTATCAAGAGGATACGCTTCTGTAACGGCGGGCGCTTGCTCTACTATTGTCACTAACCCCATTTGGGTGATAAAAACGCGACTGATGTCCCAGAGTCTAAGGTCCACGACAGAAGGATTCCGAGCTCCTTGGCAATACAGCGGCACTTGGGATGCTGCCCGAAAGATGTACAAGAATGAGGGCATCCTCTCATTCTATTCTGGCCTAACGCCAGCATTGCTGGGACTGGCGCACGTGGCTATTCAATTTCCTCTTTATGAATACCTGAAAATGGCTTTTACCGGTTACAGCATCGGAGAACATCCTGATACTGGAAGTTCCCACTGGGTTGGGATAAGTTGCGCAACATTTCTGAGTAAGATCTGTGCCAGCACTGTGACGTATCCTCATGAGGTTTTACGGACAAGGCTCCAGACACAGCAAAGAACTCCgccatcaccttcaccagAGGAGATTGCATTCCGGGGTGGACTGGGTGGCATGGATCGTGGACGTGGTGCAGGTGCATCTTCATCTGACGGTATGCCTAACAGGCCTCGCTATTCCGGGATTATCCGCACATGTCAGACGATTCTACACGAGGAGGGCTGGCGGGCGTTCTACTCTGGGATTGGAACGAACCTATTTCGAGCCGTCCCCGCTGCCATGACCACCATGCTCACATATGAGTATCTCCGAAAACTCATTGGGCATATGAAACATGAGGGAGAGATGAAGCTCAggcttgaggaggaaaagaactCCACAGGGGCAATATAA
- a CDS encoding protein sepH (transcript_id=CADANIAT00006073), whose translation MVSRSNEGPEAPHPASRTPGAPAKGRLTRLGSSPSKRDDKAKDDRMGKTSAKDVAELKDYIKLADLPKSELRVIMLEIDLLKNLDHPNIVKYQGFVKSAETLNIILEYCENGSLHSIAKNFGRFPETLVGVYMSQVLHGLLYLHDQGVIHRDIKGANILTTKEGLVKLADFGVASRTTGLSESSVVGTPYWMAPEVIELSGATTASDIWSLGCTVIELLEGKPPYYNLQPMPALFRIVNDDHPPLPQGASPAVKDFLMQCFQKDPNLRVSARKLLKHPWIVNARRSDSVVPKKSTEYEEAVKSVQEWNEALRSPESNALRRGTRNENQNPPSLRLDTRHTPTKVTLPSPVSRIVADKFSSPSSGEEDNWDDDFATAISPSALQLPHLRPHDNFGGMLSSEKLKAFASLDGTVLKSDESFEESDDPFKGSLLAGEHDPLKTIRPPPSQQANSGTSQSQNGPYGAHMRRGPPLNTAITPVYGGQMLQNSSSPIRQQRPPLFYKENSVEDYSDLISANEDVLDRKISAFQESDEHKDLADTGRSREVIRYQSSYEQEDTPRIGRQISVKRYRGTVEIQQFAENEHDEDFSDILGVDGVTLDKAESDDGSNKSTLMLNTKLSNNSWLGDLDDEDDPFALLEEGLDETDLEANIARDKHARLRSQVEGLVGSLKTSQDEEVLGDISEQLLAVFCDFPETKNIIISAHGMLPILEILDLCRRRDITLCLLKIVNAIIYDDYEIQENLCFVGGIPIINEFAAKKYPREIRLEAAAFVQQMYQTSTLTLQMFVSAGGLNVLVEFLEDDYEDERDLVLVGVNGIWSVFELQGSTPKNDFCRILSRSSVLDPLSLVLSRVLDEEGELAEVVEGRIANIFFIFSQAENHVKEMVSERTVLHSTDDGLGVLKELKRMTPAHQITMLKFIKNLSMLSTTLDSLQNSNAIDVLTDLLRSTIKRPHFREVSNQILNTIYNMCRLNKSRQEDAALNGIVPLLQKIVKTERPLKEFALPILCDMAHSGKVGRRELWRNKGLAFYISLLSDPYWQVTALDAIFIWLQEETAKVEEHLLENRYDQPSFTDAIVRCLTLSKANAFENILEPLQKLLRLSPPIASTLARPDLFSRLGQKLHHSKAAVRLNLLRIISSICDSSEQQGGLLASYGLLDSIRELEHDPAILVRDMAGKLIQSSERNDSYGLCKLKPNVRRGSTSATSPGLLANQSAPVTPQLSRQNQSKGYYDSRETQRRPRSAISGSALALRPGSRDGPTPGIVGGANGSAGASRNRIARGVSNRLSHIELLPNDDDRIPSSITRRSSVLPRRRRLTQFEAERGS comes from the exons ATGGTATCTCGGTCCAACGAGGGCCCAGAAGCGCCTCATCCGGCGTCTAGAACGCCCGGCGCACCCGCAAAAGGACGCCTCACGAGACTCGGTTCCAGTCCATCAAAACGAGACGACAAAGCAAAAGATGACAGGATGGGAAAGACGTCGGCGAAAGATGTTGCGGAGCTCAAGGACTAT ATCAAGCTCGCTGATCTCCCCAAGAGTGAATTGCGGGTCATCATG CTGGAGATTGACCTCCTGAAGAATTTGGAT CACCCGAATATCGTGAAGTACCAGGGGTTCGTGAAGTCGGCCGAAACGTTAAACATCATTCTCGA ATATTGCGAAAATGGTTCTCTACACTCAATTGCCAAAAACTTCGGCCGCTTTCCGGAAACTTTAGTGGGGGTATATATGTCCCAAGTTCTCCATGGTCTTCTTTACCTTCACGATCAGGGCGTCATACACAGAGATATTAAGGGTGCAAATATTCTTACAACGAAAGAGGGCCTTGTCAAGCTTGCAGACTTCGGTGTGGCCAGTCGTACCACCGGACTAAGCGAATCGAGCGTTGTCGGGACTCCATACTGGATGGCCCCTGAAGTGATTGAATTATCAGGTGCAACTACAGCGTCTGATATATGGAGTCTGGGATGTACTGTCATTGAGCTGCTTGAAGGAAAACCGCCGTACTATAACCTTCAGCCGATGCCGGCTCTTTTCCGGATTGTCAATGACGATCACCCTCCCCTCCCTCAAGGCGCCTCACCA GCAGTCAAAGATTTCTTGATGCAGTGTTTTCAGAAAGATCCCAACCTTCGTGTGTCCGCTCGCAAACTTCTGAAACACCCATGGATCGTCAACGCTCGAAGATCTGACTCCGTAGTCCCTAAAAAATCAACCGAATATGAAGAGGCGGTGAAAAGTGTCCAGGAGTGGAATGAGGCTTTGCGTTCGCCGGAATCGAATGCCCTAAGAAGAGGAACCAGAAATGAAAATCAAAACCCACCGTCTTTACGGCTTGACACGCGGCATACGCCAACTAAAGTTACACTTCCAAGCCCAGTCTCCAGAATTGTCGCGGACAAATTTAGTTCTCCTAGCtccggagaagaggataaCTGGGACGATGATTTTGCTACGGCCATCTCGCCAAGTGCACTGCAGCTACCTCACCTTCGGCCGCACGACAATTTTGGTGGAATGCTTTCTTCGGAGAAACTGAAGGCATTTGCCTCTCTAGATGGTACAGTCCTAAAGTCTGATGAAAGCTTTGAGGAGTCCGATGACCCTTTCAAAGGATCTCTGCTGGCCGGAGAACATGACCCGCTGAAGACAATCCGGCCCCCGCCGTCGCAGCAGGCAAACTCAGGAACATCACAGTCTCAAAACGGACCGTATGGTGCGCATATGAGGCGGGGACCGCCCCTAAATACCGCCATAACCCCAGTTTATGGTGGGCAAATGCTCCAAAACTCGTCATCTCCTATACGGCAACAACGTCCGCCGTTGTTCTACAAAGAGAACTCCGTTGAAGATTACTCCGATCTTATCTCGGCTAATGAAGACGTCCTTGACCGCAAAATCAGTGCTTTTCAA GAGAGCGACGAGCATAAAGACTTAGCAGACACGGGAAGGTCCAGGGAAGTCATCCGGTATCAGAGTTCATACGAGCAAGAAGATACACCTCGAATCGGAAGACAAATATCAGTCAAGCGGTACCGTGGGACAGTCGAGATCCAGCAGTTTGCCGAGAACGAGCATGATGAGGATTTTTCTGATATCCTAGGGGTGGATGGAGTCACGCTagacaaggctgaaagcGACGACGGCTCAAATAAGAGCACACTGATGCTAAATACAAAATTATCAAACAATTCTTGGCTAGGAGAtttggatgatgaagatgatccCTTCGCACTGCTTGAGGAAGGGCTCGATGAGACTGACCTCGAAGCTAATATCGCTCGTGACAAACATGCACGACTCCGAAGTCAAGTTGAAGGGCTTGTTGGTTCTTTGAAGACGTCGCAAGACGAAGAAGTACTTGGGGACATATCGGAGCAGCTCTTGGCCGTCTTCTGCGATTTCCCTGAGACGAAGAACATAATAATTAGCGCCCATGGCATGTTACCAATATTGGAGATTCTTGACCTATGCCGCCGCCGCGACATTACTTTGTGCCTACTGAAAATTGTCAATGCAATCATCTATGATGATTACGAAATACAGGAAAATCTCTGCTTTGTCGGCGGTATTCCCATCATTAACGAATTCGCGGCGAAAAAATATCCCCGGGAAATACGGCTCGAAGCAGCAGCGTTTGTTCAACAGATGTACCAAACATCAACCCTTACCCTTCAAATGTTTGTCAGCGCGGGAGGGTTAAATGTTCTTGTTGAGTTTTTGGAGGACGATTACGAGGATGAACGTGACCTTGTTCTGGTAGGAGTGAATGGCATCTGGAGTGTTTTTGAGTTACAG GGCTCGACTCCCAAAAACGACTTTTGCAGAATTTTATCACGCAGCTCCGTTTTGGATCCTTTGTCCCTTGTGTTGAGCCGAGTGttggacgaagaaggcgagttGGCCGAGGTCGTGGAAGGCCGCATTGcaaatatcttcttcatcttctcgcAAGCTGAGAATCATGTCAAAGAAATGGTATCGGAGCGCACAGTCTTACATA GTACTGACGATGGCTTAGGGGTTTTAAAAGAATTGAAGCGCATGACACCCGCCCACCAAATAACTATGCTGAAGTTCATCAAGAATCTGTCTATGCTATCAACAACACTTGACTCTCTTCAAAACTCAAACGCGATTGACGTCTTGACCGACCTCTTGCGGTCCACAATCAAGCGTCCACATTTCCGGGAGGTCTCCAACCAGATTCTGAATACAATTTATAATATGTGTCGTCTCAACAAGTCACGACAAGAAGATGCCGCGTTAAATGGGATTGTGCCTTTACTCCAGAAGATTGTGAAGACTGAACGTCCACTCAAGGAGTTTGCGTTGCCTATTCTCTGCGATATGGCACACTCTGGGAAAGTTGGCCGTCGGGAGTTGTGGCGGAACAAGGGACTCGCATTCTATATCTCATTACTTTCTGACCCTTACTGGCAGGTGACCGCTTTGGATGCAATATTCATATG GCTTCAGGAAGAGACCGCTAAGGTGGAAGAGCATCTATTGGAAAATCGTTACGATCAGCCATCATTCACAGACGCGATCGTGAGATGCTTGACATTGTCCAAGGCGAATGCGTTCGAGAACATCCTTGAGCCGCTGCAAAAGCTTCTGAGGCTCAGTCCTCCAATAGCCTCGACCCTGGCGCGCCCAGACTTGTTCAGCCGGCTCGGACAGAAACTCCATCATTCCAAGGCTGCGGTCCGTCTGAATCTCCTGCGCATAATTTCTAGCATTTGCGACTCTAGTGAGCAACAGGGCGGACTACTTGCAAGCTACGGGCTCCTGGACTCAATTCGCGAGTTAGAGCATGATCCTGCGATTCTTGTTCGGGATATGGCTGGAAAATTAATCCAGTCCAGCGAGAGAAATGATTCGTACGGACTCTGTAAACTCAAGCCCAATGTTAGGCGGGGAAGTACATCTGCCACTTCCCCTGGTCTCCTTGCCAACCAATCAGCGCCTGTCACTCCTCAGTTGAGTCGACAAAACCAGTCGAAAGGATACTACGATAGTCGGGAAACGCAACGGCGGCCGCGAAGTGCAATCAGTGGCTCTGCACTGGCTCTCCGTCCTGGAAGCAGAGACGGGCCAACTCCGGGTATTGTAGGGGGTGCTAACGGAAGTGCTGGTGCCTCAAGAAATAGGATAGCTCGCGGAGTGTCCAATAGATTGTCGCACATCGAGCTGTTACCgaatgatgatgatcgaATCCCGAGTTCTATAACTCGTCGATCGTCGGTCCTCCCACGTCGTCGACGATTGACGCAGTTTGAGGCGGAGCGAGGATCGTAA
- a CDS encoding uncharacterized protein (transcript_id=CADANIAT00006075): protein MGIPMYHEPSSAEATKNNSVKDPCAAARSAIRRQATVRRPSRYGGSAWRGGTLRSPFPPPIIDEVEREASGLPRHSHSPASMPTRSSDPFDLNSSLADTSRRLRMIDDALRHRPSHRLRIPRTSTLSDLNSRSAADANARLESQDHLPLTPRFAPAVAYHRSSTPLVGSDFLRRSPHDGLGDEAPAGSFIPLLRRIGQRSINDTSLTGRGPFIDGLGDRQRSVDLDDDHANDAWETLLTTITPDTNLPSADSSFTSASASGSTGSHNETLRSSATSLESVLNPVPSTVPTFQMTLNPYQESTIPCDYPSSTDSDTESDGEITQQSLFRRYRRRMREVESLRRSQNRQSVINNASSIPTISLAFSDSSADQDLQNMQAILDRLARREYVPDEWWAAAGLSRTIDQRTRAGDDSDSTPGPEGPTRHR from the exons ATGGGTATCCC TATGTACCATGAGCCTTCTTCCGCAGAGGCCACTAAAAACAACAGCGTCAAGGACCCTTGTGCTGCCGCTCGCTCTGCAATTCGTCGCCAGGCCACTGTCCGCCGCCCTTCGCGTTATGGCGGTTCTGCTTGGCGCGGTGGCACTCTGCGCTCCCCATTTCCTCCCCCTATAATTGATGAGGTAGAGCGCGAGGCGAGCGGACTACCGCGTCATTCGCATTCACCAGCTTCGATGCCCACACGTTCCAGCGATCCCTTTGACCTCAACAGCAGCCTGGCCGACACCAGTCGGCGGTTGCGAATGATTGATGACGctcttcgtcatcggccAAGTCATAGGCTACGGATACCGCGAACCTCGACTCTATCAGATTTGAACTCGCGCTCTGCCGCTGACGCGAATGCCCGGCTAGAATCTCAGGATCATCTCCCTCTCACGCCCCGATTCGCTCCTGCCGTCGCATATCATAGATCTTCAACACCTTTGGTAGGCTCAGATTTTCTTCGGCGGTCACCTCATGATGGTCTTGGTGATGAGGCTCCGGCAGGATCATTCATACCTTTATTGCGACGCATCGGTCAGCGCTCCATCAACGATACGAGTCTGACAGGCCGTGGGCCGTTTATCGACGGCCTAGGAGACCGCCAAAGAAGCGTTGACTTAGATGACGACCACGCTAACGATGCTTGGGAAACCCTTTTGACTACTATAACGCCCGATACCAATCTTCCCAGTGCTGATTCTTCTTTCACTTCCGCATCTGCCTCTGGGTCGACTGGTTCGCATAATGAAACTTTGAGAAGTTCTGCAACATCACTCGAGTCCGTTCTGAACCCTGTGCCTTCCACAGTACCCACATTTCAGATGACGCTTAATCCTTACCAAGAGTCTACGATCCCTTGTGACTACCCCAGTTCCACCGATTCGGATACCGAGTCAGACGGCGAAATCACCCAACAATCGCTATTCCGGCGCTACCGCCGTCGTATGCGAGAGGTCGAGTCCTTGAGACGCTCGCAAAACCGCCAATCGGTTATTAACAATGCTTCTTCTATTCCCACTATATCTCTTGCCTTCTCCGATTCCTCCGCGGACCAGGATCTACAGAACATGCAAGCCATTCTGGATCGTCTTGCCCGTCGTGAATATGTTCCTGATGAATGGTGGGCTGCAGCCGGACTGTCTCGCACCATTGATCAGAGGACACGGGCGGGCGATGATTCCGACAGTACTCCCGGGCCAGAAGGTCCTACTAGGCATAGATAA
- a CDS encoding kinase-related protein (transcript_id=CADANIAT00006076), with translation MESQVARLVDKIWEKFRTTPENARLLIAVSGIPGSGKTELAITMARRINEKHGAQNGDLIAAAIPMDGYHLTRAQLAQMPDPEYAAARRGAAFTFDGEKFLALVRALREPLTPKTQTLHAPSFDHAVKDPVDNDIPIAAARRVIFFEGNYLSLNKEPWSSAAKLMDELWFVDVDFDTARQRLVKRHVKAGIAKDEADAEKRADENDLVNGREIVDCRLDVQEIIRSSYDPKWED, from the exons ATGGAATCGCAAGTAGCCCGACTGGTTGACAAGATTTGGG AGAAATTCCGAACCACGCCCGAAAATGCCCGTCTACTGATCGCTGTCAGTGGGATTCCCGGTTCCGGAAAGACTGAGCTCGCCATCACAATGGCGAGACGTATCAATGAGAAGCACGGCGCACAAAACGGCGACCTAATTGCTGCCGCAATCCCCATGGACGGATACCACCTTACACGGGCACAACTTGCCCAAATGCCTGATCCAGAATACGCTGCTGCACGGCGAGGTGCGGCATTCACATTCGACGGAGAGAAGTTCCTAGCCCTAGTGCGTGCGTTGCGTGAGCCACTAACACCCAAAACGCAAACGTTACATGCGCCCAGTTTTGATCACGCAGTTAAGGATCCCGTGGATAACGACATccccattgctgctgcgcgaCGGGTGATATTCTTCGAAGGGAACTATCTGAGTTTGAATAAGGAGCCGTGGAGCTCAGCGGCGAAGCTTATGGATGAGCTCTGGTTTGTGGATGTCGATTTCGACACGGCACGGCAACGCTTGGTCAAGAGGCATGTTAAGGCTGGGATAGCAAAAGATGAGGCTGATGCCGAGAAGCGCGCGGATGAGAATGATTTGGTCAATGGGCGGGAGATTGTGGATTGCAGGCTTGACGTGCAGGAGATCATCAGGAGTTCCTATGACCCCAAGTGGGAGGATTGA
- a CDS encoding dihydrofolate synthase (transcript_id=CADANIAT00006074) — protein MIELGLSRISRLVQQTPLSWKAIHIAGTNGKGSISAYLSHLLASAGVRCGRFTSPHLIDRWDCITIDERVVQESLFRQIEARVKLRDQTLGIGASEFELLAATAFEIFNHEQVEIGVIEVGMGGRLDATNILNNVLVSVIAKIGLDHQAFLGNTIEEIAREKAGILKPGVKCVVDGTNCSEAIVAIKDRIAELGLEATIVHPDTPDPQLPSLLDLFRRNDLLTHQRANMSCAAAAVKSVLPQVRPALEPDSLIPQLASVEWPGRLQKLALQPLTGRIEPVLLDGAHNTQSAEVLGEYVERKLRLKGENVTWVIAASHGKDIRPLFHSIIKPGDSVAATSFGPVDGMPWVKAADPNELCACVQDIPSIGEVQSFGKDIPGALDWACTKADGGPLVIAGSLYLVSDVLRLVREANDS, from the coding sequence ATGATTGAGCTTGGCCTCAGCAGGATATCCCGTCTCGTTCAACAGACCCCGTTGTCCTGGAAGGCTATCCACATCGCCGGCACCAATGGCAAAGGCTCGATCAGCGCCTACCTGTCGCATCTCCTGGCCTCCGCAGGGGTTCGCTGCGGCCGTTTCACCTCGCCACACTTAATTGATCGCTGGGATTGCATTACAATCGATGAACGGGTTGTCCAGGAGTCGCTCTTCCGACAGATCGAGGCCAGGGTAAAGCTGCGGGATCAAACACTAGGCATCGGGGCAAGCGAGTTCGAATTGTTGGCGGCAACAGCATTTGAGATTTTCAATCATGAGCAAGTCGAGATTGGAGTTATTGAAGTGGGGATGGGCGGTCGCCTAGATGCCACAAACATACTAAACAATGTTTTGGTCTCGGTCATCGCAAAGATTGGTCTGGACCATCAGGCTTTCTTGGGAAACACAATCGAAGAAATCGCTCGGGAAAAGGCTGGAATATTGAAACCTGGTGTCAAATGTGTGGTCGACGGGACAAACTGTTCGGAGGCGATAGTAGCCATCAAGGACCGCATCGCCGAACTTGGTTTGGAAGCTACCATTGTTCATCCGGATACTCCAGACCCTCAGTTGCCCTCGCTTCTTGACCTATTTCGGCGGAACGATTTACTGACTCATCAGCGAGCAAATATGTCctgtgctgcagctgctgtaaAATCAGTCCTGCCACAAGTCCGGCCAGCACTCGAGCCCGATAGCTTAATCCCACAACTGGCTTCTGTGGAATGGCCAGGTCGTCTGCAAAAACTTGCGCTGCAACCTCTTACGGGCCGCATAGAGCCTGTCTTGTTGGATGGTGCGCACAATACTCAGTCAGCTGAAGTTCTCGGAGAATACGTTGAACGCAAATTGCGTTTGAAGGGAGAGAATGTCACCTGGGTCATCGCAGCATCACATGGAAAAGATATTCGCCCGTTATTCCATTCTATCATCAAGCCCGGCGATAGTGTGGCGGCAACAAGCTTTGGCCCTGTTGATGGAATGCCATGGGTCAAAGCTGCTGATCCCAATGAGTTGTGTGCTTGTGTACAGGATATACCGAGTATCGGGGAGGTACAGTCATTCGGCAAGGACATCCCAGGCGCACTTGACTGGGCATGTACTAAGGCAGACGGTGGGCCCCTGGTTATAGCAGGGAGCCTTTACCTCGTGTCCGATGTTCTGCGTCTTGTTAGAGAAGCTAACGACTCATGA
- a CDS encoding uncharacterized protein (transcript_id=CADANIAT00006071), which translates to MSQGLAVFPWSRSGEETLPFWLNASHLERATNPRNRDICLVCFPEYEVPGPWSFRSLADHISFHEGRNLKLGM; encoded by the coding sequence ATGTCGCAGGGCCTCGCCGTTTTCCCTTGGAGTCGATCCGGCGAGGAGACGCTACCCTTTTGGCTGAATGCCTCTCACTTGGAAAGGGCGACAAATCCGCGTAACCGGGATATTTGTCTCGTGTGTTTTCCGGAGTATGAAGTTCCTGGCCCCTGGAGCTTTCGCTCGCTGGCAGACCACATCTCGTTTCATGAAGGGAGAAACTTGAAACTTGGTATGTGA
- a CDS encoding ABC1 kinase family protein (transcript_id=CADANIAT00006072): MSGMRVALRTPLRALGDPASVLQYTASPYAPRELATWNSYKPPRYWLFSSLRFNKATFPQHNFRTPFSTKTLYRFETQQRAGGQGRQSQNSQSRNKWIGYGIIGGTIVVGGVVVSDDIRHIYHAAARTGRVVGTLAVCINDYRVTLKQETCTPEERNEAIRACHKRCADRTLHVLERNGSIFIKLGQHLSSMGYLLPLEWTTTFIPLQDKCPVSSVESIEQMFVKDTGKRIDELFTTFEPTPIGAASLAQVHIGTLKETGEKVAVKVQHPALAEWAPLDLALTRFTFSMLKRFFPEYDLEWLSKEMDLSLPQELDFRMEAQNAKRASEYFKKNSNAPLVIPKVLWAQKRILVMEFISGSRPDDLEYLDKNHIDRDEVSAALAHIFNEMIFGDNAPLHCDPHGGNIAIRKNPNRSRHNFDIILYDHGLYRDIPRETRRNYAKLWLSVIEADEARMREYSRKVAGVTDEQFPLFASAITGRDYTVLTKKNITSLRTEAEKESITGALGEGLLQQLVELLGQVPRIMLLILKTNDLTRSLDENLHTRQGPVRTFLILARYATRTVFEEQMDTINESGGLLRPSNFWQFLCAWTKFLRVELKLSVYETVLLLRSRLGLL, encoded by the exons ATGTCCGGCATGAGGGTGGCGCTCCGCACCCCACTACGGGCTCTCGGTGACCCGGCGTCCGTTCTTCAATATACTGCTTCACCATACGCTCCTAGAGAGCTTGCAACGTGGAATTCATACAAGCCGCCCCGTTATTGGCTATTCAGCTCACTTAGGTTCAATAAGGCGACCTTCCCACAGCACAACTTCCGAACGCCGTTTTCTACAAAGACTTTATATCGATTCGAAACCCAACAGAGGGCTGGCGGTCAAGGAAGGCAGTCTCAGAATTCTCAGTCTAGAAATAAGTGGATCGGGTATGGGATAATTGGAGGGACAATTGTTGTTGGAGGGGTCGTGGTTTCCGATGATATCAGACACATTTACCACGCTGCCGCGCGAACGGGGAGGGTTGTTGGCACGCTGGCTGTTTGTATCAACGA CTATCGAGTGACTCTTAAGCAAGAGACGTGTACACCCGAGGAACGAAACGAGGCGATTCGCGCCTGCCACAAGCGTTGCGCCGATCGAACCCTACATGTGCTGGAAAGGAATGGCTCTATCTTCATTAAGCTGGGACAACACTTGAGTAGCATGGGCTACCTGCTTCCGCTAGAGTGGACGACGACTTTCATACCTCTTCAAGATAAATGCCCCGTTTCGTCGGTCGAGTCGATTGAGCAAATGTTCGTTAAGGACACTGGAAAACGGATTGATGAACTCTTTACGACATTTGAACCGACCCCAATCGGCGCGGCTTCGCTAGCACAGGTACACATTGGGACATTGAAGGAAACTGGCGAGAAGGTTGCGGTGAAGGTGCAACATCCAGCATTGGCGGAATGGGCACCGCTTGACCTTGCGCTGACAAGGTTCACATTCTCGATGTTGAAGCGCTTCTTTCCGGAATATGACTTGGAATGGCTCTCGAAGGAAATGGATCTTTCGTTGCCACAGGAGTTGGATTTTCGCATGGAAGCGCAAAATGCCAAAAGGGCTAGCGAGTACTTCAAGAAGAACTCAAATGCTCCTCTCGTGATTCCAAAAG TGTTGTGGGCACAAAAACGGATTCTTGTGATGGAGTTCATATCGGGCTCGCGGCCAGACGACCTAGAATATCTAGATAAAAACCATATTGACCGGGACGAGGTTTCAGCTGCGCTAGCTCATATATTCAACGAGATGATTTTTGGCGACAACGCTCCTCTACACTGTGATCCTCATGGCGGGAACATTGCCATCCGCAAAAACCCTAACCGGAGTCGCCACAATTTCGACATCATCCTTTACGACCACGGTTTGTACCGCGATATCCCTCGCGAAACGCGCCGTAACTATGCAAAACTTTGGCTCTCTGTCATCGAAGCTGACGAGGCTCGCATGCGCGAGTATTCACGCAAGGTAGCCGGTGTGACGGATGAGCAGTTCCCTCTCTTCGCAAGCGCAATTACAGGTAGAGATTACACAGTTCTAACAAAGAAAAACATCACTTCATTGCGcacagaagcagagaaagaaagcatCACTGGTGCGCTCGGTGAAGGCTtgcttcagcagctggtgGAATTACTGGGCCAGGTGCCCCGGATCATGCTCCTAATCCTTAAAACCAATGACCTGA CTCGCAGTCTCGACGAGAACCTTCACACTCGGCAAGGCCCCGTACGGACGTTCCTTATTCTCGCGCGCTACGCAACCCGCACAGTTTTCGAAGAGCAGATGGATACTATCAATGAGAGCGGTGGGTTGCTGCGCCCATCAAACTTCTGGCAATTTCTTTGCGCTTGGACAAAATTTTTGCGTGTGGAGCTAAAGCTTTCCGTGTACGAAACTGTGCTCTTGTTGAGAAGTCGGTTAGGACTTTTGTAG